A portion of the Microbulbifer agarilyticus genome contains these proteins:
- the dnaG gene encoding DNA primase, which produces MAGKIPQYFIDDLLARADIVPVVDSRVKLRKTGKNYSACCPFHDEKTPSFTVSPDKQFYYCFGCGASGNAVGFLMEYDRLPFPEAVEKLAASLSLEVPREKMDAGQLKRQQESQSLYQLTEKAAEFYREKLRDHKVSTPAITYLKNRGLSGAICKEFGIGLAPPGWDNLLNQLGTSSEKAAQLELAGLAIRRQDSDGNAGKSEPAKRHHYDRFRNRIMFPIRDQRGRTIAFGGRVLGDDKPKYLNSPETPIFHKSRELYGLWEARQANRELKRLIVVEGYMDVVALAQFDIRCAVATLGTACGEDHIQLAFRHTQEVVFCFDGDKAGRTAARRALEAGLPHMQDGRSLRFLLLPEGEDPDTLVRQIGGERFNQLIDEQGRPLEDFLFDLLGEGINIQTMDGRARLSKAAAPLLDRLPAGVYRQLMFQQLARRTGLEQDMLEEIIAAEKARSAELARQSQPAPQPAAKPGTTPAAKPVSAPSAAPVANSPAGEATPPPYGDEAPLAATYDGPPPDYDEGGIPQDPQYYPEETPAVQDGPRRRSGQYRLPAERMLIALLLHHPQLAETIEDSSRFSASNDSDLRLFGEILQVLHKNPGLNSNQLFGRLLNLESKEARELLPRLAMSHPIVGSQGQAMEYDPNTEFSDCLRTLDLAAERERKRGLLDQLKSNGNQLSADQLALLAQFRRKQD; this is translated from the coding sequence ATGGCAGGCAAGATCCCGCAGTATTTTATCGACGACCTGTTGGCCCGCGCCGACATTGTTCCGGTCGTCGATAGCCGCGTTAAGCTGCGCAAAACCGGGAAAAACTATTCCGCCTGCTGCCCATTTCACGACGAAAAAACCCCCTCCTTTACCGTAAGCCCGGACAAGCAGTTCTATTATTGCTTCGGCTGCGGTGCCAGCGGCAATGCCGTTGGCTTCCTGATGGAATACGACCGCCTGCCATTCCCGGAGGCAGTGGAAAAGCTCGCCGCCAGCCTGAGCCTGGAAGTCCCGCGGGAAAAAATGGATGCGGGCCAGCTCAAGCGCCAACAGGAAAGCCAGTCCCTCTACCAGCTCACAGAAAAGGCCGCGGAGTTCTACCGCGAGAAACTGCGAGACCACAAGGTCTCCACACCCGCCATCACCTACCTGAAGAACCGCGGGTTGTCTGGCGCGATCTGCAAGGAATTCGGTATCGGTCTGGCGCCGCCCGGGTGGGATAACCTGCTGAACCAGCTGGGCACCAGCTCGGAGAAAGCCGCCCAGCTGGAACTTGCCGGGCTGGCGATCCGCCGCCAGGACAGTGACGGCAATGCAGGCAAATCCGAACCCGCCAAGCGCCATCATTACGACCGCTTTCGCAACCGCATCATGTTTCCGATCCGCGACCAGCGCGGGCGCACCATCGCCTTCGGCGGCCGGGTGCTGGGGGACGACAAGCCCAAATACCTGAATTCACCGGAAACCCCGATTTTCCATAAGAGCCGCGAACTCTACGGTCTGTGGGAAGCGCGCCAAGCCAACCGCGAGCTCAAGCGGCTGATCGTGGTGGAAGGCTATATGGATGTGGTGGCACTGGCCCAGTTCGACATCCGCTGCGCCGTCGCCACCCTCGGCACTGCCTGCGGTGAAGACCACATCCAACTGGCGTTCCGCCACACTCAGGAAGTCGTTTTCTGTTTCGATGGCGACAAGGCCGGCCGCACCGCTGCCCGCCGGGCACTGGAAGCCGGCCTGCCGCACATGCAGGACGGCCGCAGCCTGCGCTTTCTGCTACTCCCGGAAGGGGAAGACCCAGACACTCTGGTGCGCCAGATCGGCGGAGAACGCTTCAATCAGCTGATCGATGAGCAGGGCCGTCCACTGGAAGATTTCCTGTTCGACCTACTCGGCGAAGGCATCAATATTCAGACCATGGATGGGCGCGCGCGCCTGTCGAAGGCCGCCGCCCCCTTGCTCGACCGACTGCCCGCCGGCGTCTACCGCCAACTCATGTTCCAGCAACTGGCGCGACGCACCGGCCTCGAACAGGACATGCTGGAAGAGATTATCGCCGCGGAAAAAGCCCGCAGCGCCGAGCTGGCGCGCCAGTCCCAGCCCGCGCCCCAACCTGCAGCGAAGCCAGGAACTACACCAGCGGCCAAGCCGGTATCCGCCCCCTCTGCGGCGCCCGTGGCAAACTCCCCTGCCGGGGAAGCAACTCCGCCACCCTATGGTGACGAAGCGCCACTCGCAGCGACCTACGACGGCCCCCCACCCGACTACGACGAAGGCGGAATACCACAGGACCCTCAGTACTATCCGGAAGAAACCCCGGCAGTCCAGGACGGTCCGCGCCGCCGCAGCGGGCAGTACCGCCTGCCCGCCGAACGCATGCTGATCGCGCTGCTGCTGCACCACCCGCAGCTGGCAGAGACGATCGAGGACAGCAGTCGATTTAGCGCCAGTAACGACTCTGATTTGCGGCTGTTCGGCGAAATTCTGCAGGTTTTGCACAAAAATCCCGGCCTCAACAGCAATCAGCTGTTCGGCCGCTTGCTCAATCTGGAAAGCAAGGAAGCCCGCGAGTTATTGCCGCGCCTCGCCATGAGCCACCCCATTGTCGGCAGCCAGGGCCAGGCGATGGAGTACGACCCGAACACCGAATTCAGCGACTGCCTGCGCACTCTGGACCTCGCCGCCGAACGCGAGCGCAAGCGGGGCCTGCTGGACCAGCTGAAGAGCAACGGCAACCAGTTAAGCGCCGATCAGCTGGCGCTACTGGCGCAATTTCGTCGCAAGCAAGACTGA
- a CDS encoding GatB/YqeY domain-containing protein: MSTLKETLATATKDAMKAREKARLATLRLINAEIKRVEVDERIELDDARILALLDKMTKQRRDSITQYEKAGRPELAEVEQQEINVIQDFLPEQLSEAEIQEIVAAAVKETGAASMADMGKVMALVKPQVQGRADMGAVSKLVKASF; this comes from the coding sequence ATGAGCACACTCAAGGAAACTCTCGCTACTGCTACCAAAGACGCCATGAAGGCCCGCGAAAAGGCACGTCTGGCGACCCTACGCCTGATCAATGCAGAGATTAAGCGCGTGGAGGTCGATGAGCGTATCGAGCTGGACGACGCTCGCATCCTGGCCCTGCTGGACAAAATGACCAAGCAGCGCCGCGACTCCATCACCCAGTATGAAAAGGCCGGCCGCCCGGAGCTTGCCGAAGTGGAGCAGCAGGAAATCAACGTGATCCAGGACTTCCTGCCGGAGCAGCTGAGCGAGGCGGAGATTCAGGAAATCGTAGCCGCGGCAGTCAAAGAAACCGGCGCCGCCAGCATGGCCGACATGGGCAAGGTGATGGCACTGGTGAAGCCGCAGGTACAGGGCCGCGCCGACATGGGCGCAGTAAGCAAGCTGGTAAAGGCCTCCTTCTAA
- the rpsU gene encoding 30S ribosomal protein S21, with translation MPSVRIKDNEPFDIALRRFKRSCEKAGVLSEVRRREFYEKPTSVRKRKAAAAVKRHAKKMQRENRKFQRLY, from the coding sequence ATGCCCTCAGTACGCATCAAAGACAACGAGCCATTTGACATCGCTCTGCGCCGCTTCAAGCGCTCCTGCGAAAAAGCCGGTGTACTCTCCGAAGTACGTCGTCGCGAGTTTTACGAGAAGCCAACTTCTGTTCGCAAGCGCAAGGCTGCGGCTGCTGTTAAGCGCCACGCCAAGAAAATGCAGCGCGAAAACCGCAAGTTCCAGCGTCTCTACTGA
- the tsaD gene encoding tRNA (adenosine(37)-N6)-threonylcarbamoyltransferase complex transferase subunit TsaD gives MRVLGIETSCDETGVALYDSEQGLLGHTLYSQVKLHADYGGVVPELASRDHVRKLLPLVREVMAQSNTRAEDIDGVAYTAGPGLIGALMVGACAGRAIAYGWDVPAIGVHHMEGHLLAPMLEDNPPEFPFVALLVSGGHTQLVDVQGLGQYELLGESLDDAAGEAFDKAAKMLDLDYPGGPRLAALAEKGDPLRFTFPRPMTDRPGLDFSFSGLKTFTLTTVKKHALEDGLPDEQTCADIAAAFQEAVVDTLVIKCRRALKQAKRKTLVIAGGVSANILLRQRLEARLAEDGCSVYYPRQEFCTDNGAMIAYAGCLRLQAGQRADLEIEVRPRWPLTELTGALGSR, from the coding sequence GTGCGAGTACTCGGAATAGAAACGTCCTGCGATGAAACCGGAGTGGCCCTGTACGACAGCGAACAGGGTCTGCTTGGTCACACGCTCTACAGTCAGGTAAAACTGCACGCAGACTACGGTGGTGTGGTGCCCGAGCTTGCCAGCCGCGACCATGTGCGCAAACTGTTGCCACTGGTGCGCGAAGTGATGGCGCAGAGCAATACTCGCGCCGAAGATATCGACGGTGTGGCCTATACCGCGGGCCCGGGCTTAATTGGCGCGCTGATGGTGGGCGCCTGTGCTGGCCGCGCCATTGCCTACGGCTGGGATGTTCCGGCGATCGGTGTGCACCATATGGAGGGGCATTTGTTAGCCCCGATGTTGGAGGATAACCCGCCGGAATTCCCGTTTGTGGCACTGCTGGTTTCCGGCGGCCATACCCAGCTGGTGGACGTGCAGGGATTGGGGCAATACGAGTTGCTGGGCGAATCCCTGGACGACGCCGCCGGTGAGGCTTTCGACAAAGCGGCCAAAATGCTCGATCTGGATTACCCCGGTGGCCCGCGCCTCGCCGCGCTGGCGGAAAAAGGTGACCCGTTGCGCTTTACCTTCCCGCGCCCGATGACTGACCGCCCCGGGCTCGACTTCAGCTTCTCTGGCCTGAAAACGTTCACTCTTACCACCGTGAAAAAGCATGCACTGGAAGACGGCTTGCCGGATGAGCAGACCTGCGCGGATATCGCTGCAGCCTTCCAGGAAGCGGTGGTGGATACACTGGTGATCAAGTGTCGCCGGGCCCTCAAGCAGGCGAAGCGCAAGACTCTGGTGATTGCCGGCGGGGTTTCTGCAAACATCTTGCTGCGTCAGCGGCTGGAAGCGCGGCTCGCGGAAGACGGCTGCAGTGTGTATTACCCGCGCCAGGAATTCTGTACCGACAACGGCGCGATGATCGCTTATGCCGGTTGCCTGCGCCTGCAGGCCGGGCAGCGTGCCGATCTCGAAATCGAAGTGCGCCCGCGCTGGCCGCTGACCGAATTGACCGGTGCGCTCGGTTCCCGTTAG
- the folB gene encoding dihydroneopterin aldolase: MDIVYIRDLKVETIIGIYDWEREVRQTVSLDIEMAFDIREAARTDNIEHTLNYKAVAKRLIAFIEGSEFLLVETMAEQAAEIVRSEFNVSWLRLRLSKPGAVRGARDVGVIIERGKKQAVEV, from the coding sequence TTGGATATCGTTTACATCCGTGATTTGAAAGTCGAAACCATTATTGGCATTTACGACTGGGAGCGGGAAGTGCGCCAGACCGTGAGTCTCGATATCGAAATGGCGTTCGATATTCGTGAGGCCGCACGCACGGACAATATCGAACACACGCTGAATTACAAAGCCGTTGCCAAACGCCTGATCGCGTTTATCGAAGGCAGCGAGTTTCTGCTGGTGGAAACCATGGCGGAACAGGCCGCCGAGATTGTGCGCAGCGAATTCAATGTGAGCTGGCTGCGCCTGCGTCTTTCCAAGCCGGGCGCCGTGCGCGGCGCGCGCGATGTGGGTGTCATCATAGAACGTGGTAAAAAACAGGCTGTGGAGGTCTGA
- the folK gene encoding 2-amino-4-hydroxy-6-hydroxymethyldihydropteridine diphosphokinase encodes MAIVYLSLGSNIDREKHLCAAMDALVEAFGDLKMSQVYESEAVGFEGDNFYNLVAAIDTDLSVGELALRLRDIEDANGRVRSGPKFSARTLDIDILTYDDVAGDVDGVALPRDEILKNAFVLLPLSEVAPTDMHPVQGKTYQQLWEEYDQASQKLWAVAFDWP; translated from the coding sequence ATGGCAATTGTCTACCTGAGTCTCGGTAGTAACATTGACCGTGAAAAACACTTGTGTGCCGCAATGGACGCATTGGTGGAAGCCTTTGGTGACCTGAAGATGTCCCAGGTTTACGAAAGCGAAGCGGTGGGCTTCGAGGGCGATAATTTTTATAACCTGGTAGCGGCGATCGATACGGATTTATCGGTCGGCGAGCTGGCCCTGCGCCTGCGCGATATCGAAGATGCCAACGGCCGTGTGCGCAGTGGGCCGAAGTTCAGTGCGCGAACATTGGATATCGATATTCTCACTTACGATGATGTGGCTGGAGACGTGGATGGTGTCGCACTGCCGCGCGACGAAATCCTGAAGAATGCATTCGTATTACTGCCGCTCTCCGAGGTGGCGCCAACGGACATGCACCCGGTTCAGGGCAAAACCTACCAGCAGTTGTGGGAAGAGTACGACCAGGCATCGCAGAAACTGTGGGCTGTGGCGTTTGATTGGCCCTGA
- a CDS encoding agarase: MALKSLPYAVAVAVTLACAGGAQANDVVENSATPSKPTAPVALKQLPATIVDFAHASEQGWLVADRAELKLPEKGSAQGLGMRFPAASHTPVLSIVPDTPWDLSNLDDYHLAFDVTNLAPASTHFYVELFDAQGRSQSRELSVPEGYEGTVFFPLAGEKAAMDKGMWANPMPWVTDELKMVWRSWHGALDLAQITKISFFTIGVLQDRELQVGNIQLRPNPDAGQDWTEKLVDRFGQAAKKDTPLKVASEAELKALAEQELALLAQNTGPKDRSRFGGYKDGPRLQATGYFRTEKVDGKWWMVDPEGYLFFSHGPANVRMSNLTTLTGVDFKDPSVRVVHADELTPEDSMGIVKVSDKVRASRYIINDTRHDMFAWLPEYDHPLADHYSYRRSTHKGPVPHGETYSFYRANLERRYGETAHESYVKKWEEVTLQRMNSWGFTSFGNWVDPAFYPNEKVPYFANGWIIGDYQTLSGDTNHWGLMPDFFDPVFAERARATIEVIASDVQASPWCVGVFIDNEKSWGEREGTVAERYGVILDALSKDAANSPAKHAFTRRLQAQYGTVAALNRAWGSQFESWEAFAAGASLNEHTEAQVADLSSLLEALGEQYFKVVHGTLKEYLPDHLYMGARMANWGMPDEIIKASVKYSDVLSFNIYEEGMQTHQWDFLEDIDLPVVIGEFHIGATSDSDNYHPGIVSAASQKDRARMYKAYMRSVLEKDYMVGAHWFQYVDEPVTGRAFDGENANIGFVTVTDIPYPEMVEAAKEITFDLYRERYGK; this comes from the coding sequence ATGGCCCTCAAGTCCCTCCCCTATGCCGTGGCGGTTGCCGTCACCTTAGCCTGCGCCGGCGGTGCGCAGGCCAATGATGTGGTGGAAAATTCCGCCACCCCCTCGAAGCCTACCGCCCCAGTCGCTCTAAAACAGCTGCCTGCCACCATCGTAGACTTTGCGCATGCAAGCGAGCAAGGGTGGCTGGTGGCCGACCGGGCGGAGCTCAAACTGCCGGAAAAAGGCAGTGCGCAGGGCCTCGGCATGCGCTTTCCAGCAGCGTCCCACACGCCGGTTCTGAGCATAGTGCCGGATACTCCCTGGGACCTTTCCAACCTCGACGATTACCATCTCGCTTTTGATGTGACCAATCTGGCGCCAGCTTCCACGCACTTTTATGTGGAGCTGTTCGATGCCCAAGGGAGGAGCCAGTCCCGGGAGTTGAGTGTGCCCGAGGGGTATGAGGGCACAGTGTTTTTCCCGCTGGCGGGTGAAAAGGCGGCGATGGACAAGGGGATGTGGGCCAACCCGATGCCGTGGGTAACCGATGAGCTGAAGATGGTTTGGCGCTCCTGGCACGGCGCGCTGGACTTGGCGCAGATCACCAAAATATCGTTCTTCACCATTGGTGTGCTGCAAGACCGCGAACTGCAGGTGGGCAATATTCAGTTGAGACCCAACCCCGATGCTGGGCAGGACTGGACCGAAAAACTGGTGGACCGCTTCGGTCAGGCCGCCAAGAAAGACACACCGCTGAAGGTGGCATCGGAAGCCGAGCTCAAGGCCCTGGCGGAGCAGGAGTTGGCGTTGCTCGCACAAAATACCGGCCCGAAGGACCGCTCACGCTTTGGTGGCTACAAAGATGGCCCCCGGTTGCAAGCAACGGGTTACTTTCGCACCGAGAAGGTGGATGGCAAATGGTGGATGGTAGACCCCGAGGGCTACCTGTTCTTCTCTCACGGCCCAGCCAATGTGCGCATGTCGAACCTCACCACGCTGACCGGGGTGGACTTCAAAGACCCGTCGGTGCGGGTTGTGCATGCGGATGAACTCACTCCGGAAGATTCCATGGGTATTGTGAAGGTCTCGGATAAGGTGCGCGCCTCCCGCTACATCATCAATGACACGCGCCATGACATGTTTGCCTGGCTACCCGAGTACGATCACCCGCTGGCCGATCATTACAGCTATCGCCGCTCTACCCATAAAGGGCCGGTTCCCCATGGGGAAACCTACAGTTTTTACCGCGCGAACCTGGAGCGCCGCTACGGTGAGACGGCACATGAGTCGTACGTGAAAAAGTGGGAAGAGGTCACTCTGCAGCGCATGAATAGCTGGGGATTTACCTCCTTCGGTAACTGGGTAGATCCCGCGTTTTACCCCAATGAAAAAGTACCTTACTTTGCCAATGGCTGGATCATTGGTGATTACCAGACGCTATCCGGCGACACCAATCACTGGGGGCTAATGCCGGACTTCTTCGACCCGGTGTTTGCCGAGCGCGCCCGCGCCACCATTGAAGTCATCGCCAGCGATGTGCAGGCCTCGCCCTGGTGTGTGGGGGTGTTTATCGATAACGAAAAAAGTTGGGGTGAGCGCGAGGGAACGGTGGCCGAACGCTACGGCGTGATCCTGGATGCACTGAGTAAAGATGCGGCCAACAGCCCCGCCAAGCATGCCTTTACCCGTCGCTTGCAGGCGCAATACGGGACTGTGGCTGCGCTCAACCGCGCCTGGGGTAGCCAGTTTGAAAGTTGGGAAGCATTTGCCGCGGGTGCCAGCCTGAACGAGCACACCGAGGCACAAGTGGCGGATCTGTCTTCGTTGCTGGAAGCGCTTGGCGAGCAGTACTTTAAAGTGGTACACGGCACCCTGAAGGAATACTTGCCGGATCATCTCTACATGGGCGCGCGTATGGCCAACTGGGGCATGCCGGATGAAATCATCAAGGCCTCGGTGAAGTATTCGGACGTGCTCAGCTTCAATATTTATGAAGAGGGTATGCAAACGCACCAATGGGACTTTTTGGAAGACATTGATTTACCGGTGGTGATTGGCGAGTTTCATATTGGCGCCACCAGCGATTCGGACAACTACCATCCGGGGATTGTCAGTGCAGCCAGCCAGAAAGACCGGGCGCGCATGTACAAAGCCTATATGCGCAGCGTACTGGAGAAGGACTATATGGTAGGCGCGCACTGGTTCCAGTATGTCGATGAGCCGGTAACCGGGCGCGCCTTTGATGGTGAGAATGCCAATATCGGGTTTGTCACTGTGACCGATATTCCCTATCCGGAAATGGTGGAGGCGGCGAAAGAAATTACATTCGACCTCTATCGCGAACGGTACGGTAAATAA
- a CDS encoding type 1 glutamine amidotransferase domain-containing protein, translating to MLKKILATILCTAAVLFGTGFWLKSLIPQAPDHDALARTTIADIPYLNQIPSEKERGRILVVVSSASKFGDTGKKTGYEFTELARPYYVFSANGFAVDIASPQGGEPPAVMDKDDMGPFEYAFLNDDEAMDKLRNSIPLKNVVADQYEGIFFAGGKGAMFDFPGNQAIQNLVIALHQNDGVIGAVCHGPAALADITLDSGSSFLDGRRISSFTNEEELFLIPDAEQVFPFLLETRLRDNGAVFEKGPLYLNQVSADDGLITGQNPWSSWNVTEAMVRALGYEPAPRSITETEKTVEILLAYENDGHEAASEILQGFLQHADGNGEIIDRRLLAMHGIVAAMKGEMKKFLDIVRLLASAKSATNDTRLSSN from the coding sequence ATGCTCAAGAAAATACTCGCAACCATCCTTTGCACCGCAGCCGTTTTGTTCGGTACCGGCTTCTGGCTGAAAAGCCTGATACCCCAAGCCCCGGATCATGACGCGCTGGCGCGCACTACTATCGCGGACATCCCTTACCTCAATCAGATTCCATCAGAGAAAGAACGCGGGCGTATTCTCGTGGTGGTGAGCAGCGCTTCCAAATTCGGTGACACCGGAAAAAAGACCGGCTATGAATTCACCGAATTAGCACGCCCATACTATGTATTTAGCGCCAACGGATTTGCCGTGGATATCGCCAGCCCACAGGGAGGCGAGCCACCGGCGGTGATGGACAAAGATGATATGGGGCCGTTCGAATACGCCTTTCTCAACGATGACGAGGCGATGGATAAGCTGCGCAACAGTATTCCCCTGAAAAACGTCGTCGCGGACCAATATGAAGGTATCTTCTTTGCCGGTGGCAAAGGCGCCATGTTTGACTTCCCCGGTAATCAGGCGATCCAGAATCTGGTCATTGCACTGCACCAAAACGACGGCGTGATCGGTGCCGTCTGCCACGGCCCTGCCGCACTGGCAGATATCACACTCGATTCCGGTTCCTCGTTTCTCGATGGACGCCGTATTAGCAGCTTCACCAATGAGGAAGAGCTGTTCCTAATCCCGGATGCCGAGCAGGTATTCCCGTTCTTGCTGGAAACTCGCTTGCGCGACAACGGCGCCGTATTTGAAAAAGGCCCGCTCTATTTAAATCAGGTCAGCGCTGATGATGGCCTGATCACCGGACAGAACCCCTGGTCCTCATGGAACGTTACCGAGGCAATGGTACGCGCATTGGGTTATGAGCCTGCCCCCCGCTCCATCACCGAAACCGAGAAAACCGTGGAAATACTATTGGCTTATGAAAATGATGGCCACGAAGCAGCCAGTGAAATACTGCAGGGTTTCTTGCAGCATGCAGATGGCAACGGGGAAATCATCGATCGACGCCTGCTGGCCATGCACGGCATTGTTGCAGCCATGAAGGGAGAGATGAAAAAGTTTTTGGATATCGTGCGACTGCTGGCAAGCGCCAAATCCGCCACAAACGATACGCGCCTTTCAAGTAACTGA
- a CDS encoding sensor histidine kinase yields the protein MQAETPRSNLQRKVFTLFGGFTLLLCLIYSGIGLLTAYVIEDQLLDNLIIEEARYIEQSFRNDGTLPSPRLPMFTLYTSPTDTPPEFLTALAGEQRRAEYFVEGHQHFHLRELSPGTGAILAAEVGSLLTVSNQSDRLIWLPLAAFLLTTALALWLAYRLVTSAIRPILNLAQEVELQATSQSPLALSTSSRHDEIGFLARTLQRNVHELQQARQREAEFTHDVSHELRTNLAIASNTLALARDQGLGVEETRALSDTLATMNRTVSTLLALARSESFEHSSFDLRPLVEERLLARREITTHPDFQLDIELPDTLPVEGHPHLAASLLDILFDNAIQHASQPALTIRYMDGALIFANPVLKDFNTASLFNAGARGPDSEGFGQGLYLASRIFTALGWRFSATCENNKFSLSVMPDSQCADQ from the coding sequence ATGCAAGCTGAAACACCCCGCAGTAACCTGCAGCGCAAAGTCTTCACCCTGTTCGGTGGTTTTACCCTGCTGCTCTGCCTGATTTATTCCGGTATTGGGCTGCTCACGGCCTACGTGATTGAGGACCAGCTGCTCGACAACCTGATTATTGAAGAAGCGCGTTACATCGAACAGTCATTTCGCAATGACGGCACCCTGCCCAGCCCCCGGCTACCGATGTTTACCCTGTACACATCACCAACCGATACCCCGCCAGAATTCCTTACCGCACTGGCTGGTGAACAACGCAGAGCCGAATACTTTGTTGAAGGGCACCAGCATTTTCATTTGCGTGAACTTTCCCCCGGCACCGGTGCAATACTTGCCGCCGAAGTTGGCAGCCTACTCACCGTTTCCAACCAGTCGGACCGCCTGATCTGGCTGCCATTGGCTGCCTTTCTGCTCACCACAGCTCTGGCGCTGTGGCTCGCCTACCGGCTTGTGACGAGCGCCATTCGCCCCATCCTCAACCTGGCCCAGGAAGTTGAGCTGCAGGCAACAAGCCAGTCGCCACTGGCACTGAGTACCAGCAGTCGCCACGACGAGATCGGCTTTCTCGCACGCACCCTGCAACGCAACGTGCACGAACTCCAACAGGCCAGACAGAGGGAAGCGGAATTCACCCACGATGTCAGCCACGAACTGCGCACCAATCTGGCTATTGCCAGCAACACCCTAGCCCTTGCGCGCGATCAAGGTTTGGGTGTGGAAGAGACACGCGCGCTCAGCGACACACTCGCGACGATGAACAGAACCGTCAGTACACTATTGGCGCTGGCGCGATCCGAATCCTTCGAGCATTCCAGTTTCGACCTGCGGCCACTGGTGGAAGAGCGCCTGCTAGCGCGACGCGAGATCACCACACACCCAGATTTCCAGTTGGACATAGAATTGCCGGATACCTTACCGGTAGAGGGGCACCCACACCTTGCGGCATCGCTGCTTGACATCCTCTTCGACAATGCAATTCAGCACGCATCACAACCGGCGTTAACCATTCGCTACATGGATGGTGCACTCATTTTCGCAAACCCGGTCCTGAAAGACTTCAATACGGCTTCGCTGTTTAATGCCGGCGCGCGTGGGCCGGATAGCGAAGGCTTTGGGCAGGGGCTCTACTTGGCCAGCAGGATATTTACCGCACTGGGCTGGCGCTTTTCTGCTACTTGTGAAAACAACAAATTTTCACTCTCAGTAATGCCCGATTCACAATGCGCTGACCAGTAA
- a CDS encoding response regulator transcription factor codes for MNTLKILLVEDNPTLARQTGQFLEGHGWHVDFASNGQLGLQLALQEIYDLILLDLNLPDIDGLEVCRQLREKAQFSAPILMLTARDAFTDKARGFDSGADDYLCKPFDPRELALRCRALARRWELHRNDEIRIGPLHVHRRRREASRDGQALKLTTIAFNILWELACTYPEPLSRGEIVHRIWGDNPPDSDALKSHIYSLRRQLDRPFPEPMLRTISSIGFQLEQPNAS; via the coding sequence GTGAACACCCTCAAGATTCTCCTGGTTGAAGACAACCCCACCCTCGCCCGTCAGACCGGCCAATTCCTGGAAGGGCACGGCTGGCATGTGGACTTTGCCAGTAATGGGCAGCTCGGCCTGCAACTGGCGCTGCAGGAAATCTACGACCTGATCCTGCTGGACCTGAACCTGCCGGATATCGACGGCCTCGAAGTCTGTCGACAGCTGCGCGAGAAAGCACAATTCTCTGCCCCGATTCTTATGCTCACCGCCCGCGATGCCTTTACGGACAAGGCACGAGGGTTTGATTCGGGTGCAGATGACTATCTGTGCAAACCGTTTGACCCGCGTGAGCTGGCCCTGCGTTGCCGTGCGCTGGCACGACGCTGGGAGCTGCACCGCAATGACGAAATCCGTATCGGCCCCCTGCATGTCCACCGGCGCCGTCGCGAGGCAAGCAGAGATGGGCAAGCCCTCAAGCTCACCACCATTGCCTTCAATATCCTGTGGGAGCTCGCCTGCACCTATCCCGAGCCACTCAGCCGCGGGGAAATTGTGCATCGCATATGGGGCGATAACCCGCCCGACAGCGACGCGCTGAAATCACACATCTACAGCCTGCGACGTCAGCTGGACCGGCCATTTCCCGAGCCCATGCTGCGCACCATCAGCAGTATCGGCTTCCAGCTGGAGCAACCAAATGCAAGCTGA